The proteins below are encoded in one region of Telopea speciosissima isolate NSW1024214 ecotype Mountain lineage chromosome 10, Tspe_v1, whole genome shotgun sequence:
- the LOC122641657 gene encoding pentatricopeptide repeat-containing protein At4g32430, mitochondrial: protein MFTRQRDFKSILTIAKQRSTNLKSHRSYQNAHHLSDRNPHPNVGFNNHSMLACFSRNCPLEALKIFREQLQLGLNGTINEVTVAIALKACRRDAKAGFQIHGFAISSGLDSFLTVSNSLMNLYCKSGKFDQACLIFENLHDADIVSWNTILSGFHQSQDAIKFALQMHLNGVFFDAVTYTTVLAFCSDIQECLLGSQLHSHILKSGFGSEIFIGNALITMYSRWGHLDEAKRMFDEMPNRDLVSWNALLSGYTQEGNYGVEAISVFTKMVKEGMELDHVSFASVVSACGHERSLELGRQIHGLIIRTGYGTDVSVCNVLISMYAKCELPEDAKIVFEGMIQRNVVSWTTIVSINEKDAFSLFNSMRRDEVYPNDVTFIGLIHVVSMNALVKEGKMIHGFCIKTGFLSELNVSNSFITMYSKFESMEESKRVFDEQSYREIMSWNALISGYAQNRMCLEALQAFFLAIQESHPNQFTFGSVLSAIGAAEPLSLRLGQRCHSSIIKLGLNTDPIVSGALLDMYAKRGNIDESLRVFNEAPERSKVAWTAIISAHARHGDYKSVMSLFEEMERERVPPDSITFLAVLTACSRSGMVETGSRVFQSMINDHSIEPSPEHYSCVVDMLGRAGRLEEAEEFVNQMATRPGLSVWQSLLGACRIHGNVEMAKRAAEALMEMEPMESGPYVLICNLYAEKGEWDTVAKIRKGMRKRGVKKEVGFSWVDVGDGSMCMHGFSSNDKSHPQVEEICKMAGRIDLEMRFWESEKESEISLVI from the coding sequence ATGTTTACCCGCCAACGAGATTTCAAAAGCATCCTTACAATAGCGAAGCAACGGTCAACAAATTTGAAAAGTCATCGTTCTTATCAAAATGCACACCACTTGTCCGACCGAAATCCCCATCCAAACGTTGGCTTTAACAACCATTCTATGCTTGCATGTTTCAGCAGAAACTGTCCTCTTGAAGCTCTCAAAATCTTCAGAGAACAGCTGCAATTGGGCCTCAATGGCACCATTAATGAAGTCACCGTAGCTATTGCTCTCAAGGCTTGTCGTAGGGACGCTAAAGCCGGCTTCCAAATCCATGGCTTCGCGATTTCTTCTGGGCTGGATTCGTTTCTCACCGTCTCGAATTCTCTAATGAACCTGTACTGCAAATCTGGGAAATTTGATCAAGCATGTTTAATCTTTGAGAACTTACATGATGCTGACATTGTTTCTTGGAACACTATCCTTTCCGGTTTCCATCAAAGCCAAGATGCGATAAAATTTGCTCTTCAAATGCATCTAAATGGGGTCTTCTTTGATGCTGTGACTTATACCACCGTTCTTGCCTTTTGTTCAGACATTCAGGAGTGCCTTCTGGGATCTCAACTTCATTCCCACATTTTAAAATCCGGGTTTGGCTCCGAGATTTTCATAGGAAATGCACTTATAACTATGTATTCGAGGTGGGGCCATCTAGACGAAGCTAAGAGaatgtttgatgaaatgcctaacAGAGACTTGGTTTCTTGGAATGCTTTACTCTCGGGGTATACCCAGGAAGGTAACTACGGAGTAGAAGCGATAAGTGTCTTCACTAAAATGGTGAAAGAAGGGATGGAACTCGACCATGTTTCGTTTGCTAGTGTTGTTTCGGCCTGCGGCCATGAAAGAAGCTTAGAGCTTGGAAGACAAATACACGGTTTGATTATAAGAACTGGATATGGGACTGATGTTTCAGTTTGTAATGTTCTGATTTCTATGTATGCAAAATGTGAGCTACCGGAGGACGCAAAAATAGTCTTTGAGGGGATGATCCAACGAAATGTGGTATCTTGGACGACTATTGTTTCTATAAATGAAAAGGATGCTTTCTCACTCTTTAACAGTATGAGACGAGACGAAGTTTATCCAAATGATGTCACGTTCATAGGTTTAATACATGTTGTATCAATGAATGCCTTGgtgaaagaagggaaaatgattCATGGGTTCTGTATAAAAACTGGTTTTTTGTCAGAATTGAATGTTTCTAACAGCTTCATCACCATGTACTCTAAGTTTGAATCCATGGAGGAGTCCAAGAGGGTGTTTGATGAGCAGAGTTACAGAGAGATTATGTCATGGAATGCTTTGATTTCTGGTTATGCACAAAATAGGATGTGTCTTGAGGCTTTGCAGGCATTCTTCTTGGCGATTCAGGAGTCTCATCCAAACCAGTTCACCTTTGGCAGTGTCTTAAGTGCAATTGGAGCTGCTGAACCATTGTCGCTGAGGCTTGGGCAACGATGCCACTCAAGCATCATCAAGCTTGGGTTGAACACAGACCCGATCGTGTCTGGTGCCCTCCTTGACATGTATGCAAAGCGTGGGAACATTGACGAATCTCTGAGGGTGTTCAATGAAGCACCAGAGAGGAGCAAAGTTGCTTGGACTGCCATCATCTCAGCCCATGCTCGTCATGGCGATTATAAATCAGTGATGAGTTTGTTTGAGGAGATGGAGAGGGAAAGGGTACCTCCAGACTCAATCACTTTCCTTGCTGTACTAACAGCGTGCAGTCGCAGTGGAATGGTTGAAACAGGTTCCCGGGTATTTCAGTCAATGATCAATGACCATTCTATAGAGCCATCCCCTGAGCATTATTCatgtgtggtggatatgttgGGGAGGGCAGGGCGGCTGGAGGAGGCAGAGGAGTTTGTTAATCAAATGGCAACAAGGCCAGGGTTATCTGTGTGGCAGAGCTTGCTTGGGGCTTGCAGGATACATGGGAATGTAGAGATGGCTAAGAGGGCGGCAGAGGCTTTGATGGAGATGGAACCTATGGAGTCTGGTCCATACGTGTTGATCTGCAACTTGTATGCTGAGAAGGGGGAATGGGACACGGTGGCAAAGATAAGAAAAGGTATGAGAAAGAGAGGAGTGAAGAAGGAAGTTGGGTTTAGTTGGGTGGATGTGGGTGATGGTTCCATGTGTATGCATGGTTTCTCCTCAAATGATAAGTCTCATCCACAAGTTGAGGAAATATGTAAGATGGCAGGACGTATAGATTTGGAAATGAGGTTTTGGGAGAGTGAGAAAGAATCTGAAATATCACTTGTGATATAA